Within the Burkholderia mayonis genome, the region AACAGCATCTTATTGAATCGTTACGGCGTCGATATAGTGGCCCGCTTCTGCGCGTCCGATTGCACGGACGCCGCCGCCACGGAGCCTTCGATGAACGACGCACGCTTGACCGAGGTCGACGACCTTGCCCCCCTCGCCGACGCGCTGCGCGAGATCCGCCATCGCATCCACCGTCATCCGGAGCTCGCGTACGAAGAGATCGAGACGGCCGCGCTCGTGGCCGACAAGCTCGAGGCGTGGGGCTGGCAGGTGACGCGCGGCGTCGGCGAGACGGGCGTCGTCGGCACGCTGCGCGCGGGCGACGGCGCGCGCAGCGTCGGCGTGCGCGCGGACATGGACGCGCTGCCGATCGTCGAGGCGACCGGGCTGCCGTACGCGAGCGCCGTGCCCGGCAAGATGCACGCGTGCGGCCACGACGGCCACACGACGATGCTGCTCGGCGCCGCGTGGCGGCTCGCGCGGACGCGCAATTTCTCCGGCACCGTCCATCTGTATTTCCAGCCGGCGGAAGAGCACGGCGTCGACAGCGGCGCGAAGAAGATGATCGACGACGGCCTCTTCGAGCGCTTCCCGTGCGACGCGGTGTTCGGGATGCACAACCATCCGGGCGTCGAGCCGGGCGTGTTCCTGATGCGGCGCGGGCCGTTCATGTCGGCGGGCGACAAGGCGGTGATCGAGATTCACGGCGTCGGCGGCC harbors:
- a CDS encoding M20 aminoacylase family protein, whose product is MNDARLTEVDDLAPLADALREIRHRIHRHPELAYEEIETAALVADKLEAWGWQVTRGVGETGVVGTLRAGDGARSVGVRADMDALPIVEATGLPYASAVPGKMHACGHDGHTTMLLGAAWRLARTRNFSGTVHLYFQPAEEHGVDSGAKKMIDDGLFERFPCDAVFGMHNHPGVEPGVFLMRRGPFMSAGDKAVIEIHGVGGHAARPHLAVDPIVVAASIVMALQTIVARNVDPAQPAVVTVGSLHAGTANNIIPNRARLELSVRSFDPAVRALLKRRIAELVESQAASYGAKASVEYIEGYPVVVNSDAETDFAAQVAKELVGERNVVEQADILMGSEDFAFMLQRRPGAFVRLGNGAGADDGCMLHNPDYDFNDRNLAIGAAFWARLVERYLGR